One window from the genome of Micromonospora aurantiaca ATCC 27029 encodes:
- a CDS encoding response regulator → MTIDVLIVDDDELIRVGLRAIVDAQPDLRVVGEAADGAQVPPLVAKLRPRVVLMDVRMPAIDGIQATRRLLAASADPPRVLVVTTFANDEYVYEALRAGAAGFLLKRARPAEVVQAIRVVAAGDSLLFPAAIRQLVDTYGRRDGDRLRAARLTEREAEVLRLMAAGLSNPEIAARLVVGVETVKTHVGNVLAKLGVRDRTQAVVAAYESGFVIPAG, encoded by the coding sequence GTGACCATCGACGTGCTGATCGTCGATGACGACGAACTGATCCGGGTCGGCCTGCGGGCGATCGTGGACGCCCAGCCGGACCTGCGTGTCGTCGGCGAGGCGGCGGACGGGGCCCAGGTGCCGCCGCTGGTCGCGAAGCTGCGACCGCGGGTGGTGCTGATGGACGTGCGGATGCCGGCCATCGACGGCATCCAGGCCACCCGCCGGTTGCTCGCCGCCTCCGCCGACCCGCCCCGGGTCCTGGTGGTCACCACGTTCGCCAACGACGAGTACGTCTACGAGGCGCTGCGCGCCGGGGCAGCCGGTTTCCTCCTCAAACGGGCCCGCCCGGCCGAGGTGGTGCAGGCGATCCGGGTAGTGGCGGCCGGGGATTCGCTGCTGTTCCCGGCCGCCATCCGGCAGCTCGTCGACACGTACGGGCGGCGCGACGGCGACCGGCTTCGCGCCGCGCGCCTGACCGAGCGCGAGGCCGAGGTGCTGCGGCTGATGGCCGCCGGCCTGTCCAATCCGGAGATCGCCGCCCGGCTGGTCGTCGGCGTCGAGACGGTGAAGACGCACGTCGGGAACGTGCTGGCCAAGCTCGGGGTCCGGGACCGGACCCAGGCGGTGGTCGCCGCCTACGAGTCGGGCTTCGTGATCCCGGCCGGCTGA
- the mgrA gene encoding L-glyceraldehyde 3-phosphate reductase has protein sequence MTYLASDDRYHEMIYRRTGRSGLKLPVISLGLWHNFGPDRPFERQRDIVRRAFDLGITHFDLANNYGPPPGSAEENFGRLLATDLKPYRDELVISSKAGYLMWPGPYGEWGSRKYLISSLDQSLRRLGLDYVDVFYSHRFDPETPLEETMGALDAIVRSGKALYVGISNYDSEQTERAAAILRDLGTPLLINQPSYSMMNRWTESDGLLDTLESVGAGCIAYSPLAQGLLTDRYLKGIPADSRVRTSVFLNESDLDDETMATVRGLAAVAQRRGQTLAQLALAWALRDPRMTSLIIGASSVGQLEGNVAALNNLDLAGDDLAEIERLLG, from the coding sequence GTGACCTACCTCGCCAGCGACGACCGTTACCACGAGATGATCTACCGGCGCACCGGCCGCAGCGGGCTGAAGCTGCCTGTCATCTCCCTCGGCCTGTGGCACAACTTCGGACCGGACCGCCCCTTCGAGCGGCAGCGCGACATCGTCCGCCGCGCCTTCGACCTCGGCATCACCCACTTCGACCTGGCGAACAACTACGGCCCGCCGCCCGGTTCGGCGGAGGAGAACTTCGGCCGGCTGCTCGCCACCGACCTGAAGCCGTACCGGGACGAGCTGGTGATCTCCAGCAAGGCCGGGTACCTGATGTGGCCCGGCCCGTACGGCGAGTGGGGTTCGCGCAAGTACCTGATCTCGTCGCTGGACCAGTCGCTGCGCCGCCTCGGGCTGGACTACGTCGACGTCTTCTACTCGCACCGGTTCGACCCGGAGACTCCGCTGGAGGAGACGATGGGCGCGCTCGACGCGATCGTCCGCTCCGGCAAGGCACTCTACGTGGGCATCTCCAACTACGACTCGGAGCAGACCGAGCGGGCCGCGGCGATCCTCCGCGACCTGGGCACGCCGCTGCTGATCAACCAGCCGTCGTACTCGATGATGAACCGCTGGACGGAGAGCGACGGCCTGCTGGACACGCTGGAGAGCGTCGGCGCCGGCTGCATCGCGTACAGCCCGCTCGCCCAGGGCCTGCTCACCGACCGTTACCTGAAGGGCATCCCGGCCGACTCCCGGGTGCGCACGAGCGTCTTCCTGAACGAGAGCGACCTCGACGACGAGACGATGGCGACGGTCCGAGGGCTCGCCGCGGTGGCGCAGCGGCGCGGGCAGACCCTGGCCCAGCTCGCCCTGGCGTGGGCGCTGCGCGACCCGCGCATGACCAGCCTCATCATCGGCGCGAGCAGCGTCGGGCAGCTGGAGGGCAACGTGGCCGCGCTGAACAACCTCGACCTCGCCGGGGACGACCTGGCCGAGATCGAGCGCCTGCTCGGCTGA
- a CDS encoding magnesium chelatase: MDRVTAPNQVSPVPPADLPSTLGELRATGHRYRTVKQELRDNLLARMGSGEDRFPGIVGYEDTVLPEVERALLAGHDMVLLGERGQGKTRLIRSLGALLDEWTPVIPGSVLNEHPMHPLTPASQALVDSAGDDLAIGWLHRSMRYGEKLATPDTSVGDLIGDVDPIRLAQGRTLGDPETIHFGLVPRTNRGVFAVNELPDLAERIQVALLNVLEERDIQVRGYQLRLPLDLLLVASANPEDYTNRGRIITPLKDRFGAEIRTHYPLDLDLELALIRQEADLVAVVPEHVLEVLARFARDVRESPSVDPRSGVSARFAIAAAETVAAAALRRSGLLAGASAGAGAGVGASGGAAGAASRPEAPVARIGDTVSVTSTLRGKVEFESGEEGREIEVLAHLLRTATAETFRARLAGLDLSGFTAIVAEGGAVETGELVSSSELLRQVGTVPGLAKVLDRLGLGDAPSPEEAAAGIEFVLEGLHLTRRLGKDVTDSGRTVYGDRD, translated from the coding sequence GTGGATCGGGTGACCGCTCCCAACCAGGTTTCCCCGGTCCCGCCCGCCGACCTGCCGAGCACGCTCGGCGAGTTGCGCGCTACCGGCCACCGCTACCGCACGGTCAAACAGGAACTCCGAGACAACCTCCTCGCCCGGATGGGCTCCGGCGAGGACCGCTTCCCCGGCATCGTGGGCTACGAGGACACGGTGCTGCCCGAGGTCGAGCGCGCGCTGCTCGCCGGGCACGACATGGTGCTGCTCGGCGAGCGCGGGCAAGGCAAGACCCGGCTGATCCGTTCGCTCGGCGCGCTGCTGGACGAGTGGACCCCGGTGATCCCCGGCTCGGTACTCAACGAGCACCCGATGCACCCGCTCACCCCGGCGTCCCAGGCGCTCGTCGACTCGGCCGGCGACGACCTGGCGATCGGGTGGCTGCACCGCTCGATGCGGTACGGCGAGAAGCTCGCCACGCCGGACACCAGCGTCGGTGACCTGATCGGCGACGTCGACCCGATCCGCCTCGCCCAGGGGCGCACGCTCGGCGACCCGGAGACCATCCACTTCGGGCTCGTACCGCGTACCAACCGGGGCGTCTTCGCCGTCAACGAGCTGCCCGACCTGGCCGAACGCATCCAGGTGGCGCTGCTCAACGTGCTGGAGGAACGCGACATCCAGGTCCGCGGCTACCAGCTACGGCTGCCGCTGGACCTGCTGCTGGTGGCCAGTGCCAACCCGGAGGACTACACCAACCGGGGCCGGATCATCACGCCGCTGAAGGACCGGTTCGGCGCGGAGATCCGTACCCACTACCCGCTCGACCTGGACCTGGAGCTGGCGCTGATCCGGCAGGAGGCCGACCTGGTCGCCGTCGTGCCGGAGCACGTGCTGGAGGTGCTGGCCCGGTTCGCCCGCGACGTGCGGGAGTCGCCGTCGGTGGACCCGCGCTCCGGTGTGTCCGCCCGGTTCGCCATCGCCGCCGCGGAGACGGTGGCCGCCGCCGCGCTGCGCCGTTCGGGTCTGCTGGCCGGTGCTTCTGCCGGCGCTGGTGCCGGCGTCGGTGCCTCGGGTGGGGCGGCTGGGGCGGCGTCCCGGCCGGAGGCGCCTGTGGCCCGGATCGGGGACACCGTGTCGGTGACCTCCACGCTGCGCGGCAAGGTCGAGTTCGAGAGCGGCGAGGAGGGACGCGAGATCGAGGTGCTCGCGCACCTGCTGCGTACCGCCACCGCCGAGACGTTCCGCGCCCGGCTCGCCGGGCTCGACCTGTCCGGCTTCACCGCGATCGTCGCCGAGGGCGGCGCCGTCGAGACCGGCGAGCTGGTCTCCTCGTCCGAGCTGCTGCGCCAGGTCGGCACCGTGCCGGGGCTGGCCAAGGTGCTCGACCGGCTCGGGCTCGGCGACGCGCCCAGCCCGGAGGAGGCGGCCGCCGGCATCGAGTTCGTGCTGGAAGGGCTGCACCTGACCCGCCGGCTCGGCAAGGACGTCACCGACTCCGGGCGCACCGTCTACGGGGACCGGGACTGA
- a CDS encoding sensor histidine kinase, translated as MTVRGVFAPLVRASTWRRAVFLLLGGVLALPYALLAVVFAQMLGNATAPRPLVLGLLLVAAGLAVVPVFLAGSRALEIAAARALLAVDLPEPAPGHRIDRETRLRAALWIALHLGTGAVVWFAAISAFPMALVFVAGLAGMDTGAVADQRFGPVDPAHPVQAGLAGLAVLAGLGYAVAGLGALAASMAPVLLGPAQAERIAALEAHAVRLAERNRLARELHDSVGHALTVATLQAGAARELLDTDPEFSRRALTAIEETSRRAMDDLDHVLGLLREAGAVTAPAPHSTLAGLDRLVAAARAAGLDVESRVDGALDALPAVVSREGYRIVQEGLTNAARHGRGPVALRVAVPPEGLAIELVNSVRGAAGPARGGRGLDGMRERVLLLGGRLDAGPDGDRWRVRATLPVPRGDVR; from the coding sequence GTGACGGTCCGGGGGGTGTTCGCGCCGCTGGTGCGCGCCAGCACCTGGCGCCGTGCCGTGTTCCTGCTCCTCGGTGGCGTGCTCGCCCTGCCGTACGCCTTGCTGGCGGTGGTCTTCGCGCAGATGCTGGGGAACGCGACAGCGCCCCGCCCGCTCGTGCTCGGCCTGCTGCTGGTGGCTGCCGGGCTCGCCGTGGTGCCGGTGTTCCTGGCCGGCAGCCGGGCGCTGGAGATCGCCGCCGCCCGGGCGCTGCTCGCCGTCGACCTGCCGGAGCCCGCGCCCGGGCACCGGATCGACCGGGAGACCCGGCTGCGCGCCGCGCTCTGGATCGCCCTGCACCTGGGCACCGGCGCGGTGGTGTGGTTCGCCGCGATCAGCGCGTTCCCGATGGCGCTGGTCTTCGTCGCCGGCCTGGCCGGGATGGACACCGGCGCCGTGGCGGACCAGCGGTTCGGCCCCGTCGACCCGGCGCACCCGGTCCAGGCCGGGCTGGCCGGCCTGGCCGTGCTGGCCGGGCTCGGCTACGCCGTGGCCGGCCTGGGCGCGCTCGCCGCCTCGATGGCGCCGGTGCTGCTCGGCCCGGCCCAGGCCGAGCGGATCGCCGCGCTGGAGGCCCACGCGGTACGGCTGGCCGAACGCAACCGGCTGGCCCGGGAACTGCACGACTCGGTCGGCCACGCCCTGACCGTGGCGACCCTCCAGGCCGGCGCCGCGCGGGAACTGCTCGACACCGACCCCGAGTTCAGCCGGCGGGCCCTGACGGCCATCGAGGAGACCAGCCGGCGCGCCATGGACGACCTGGACCACGTCCTCGGGTTGCTCCGCGAGGCCGGTGCCGTGACGGCACCCGCGCCGCACTCAACGCTCGCCGGACTCGACCGGCTGGTCGCCGCGGCCCGCGCCGCCGGGCTGGACGTCGAGTCCCGGGTCGACGGAGCGCTCGACGCGCTGCCCGCCGTGGTGTCCCGCGAGGGCTACCGCATCGTCCAGGAAGGGCTGACGAACGCGGCCCGGCACGGCCGCGGACCGGTCGCGCTGCGAGTCGCCGTACCCCCGGAAGGGCTGGCGATCGAGCTCGTCAACAGCGTGCGCGGCGCCGCCGGGCCGGCCCGCGGCGGGCGCGGGCTCGACGGCATGCGGGAGCGGGTGCTGCTGCTGGGCGGCCGGCTGGACGCCGGCCCCGACGGGGATCGCTGGCGCGTCCGGGCCACCCTGCCGGTGCCGAGAGGGGATGTCCGGTGA
- a CDS encoding lytic polysaccharide monooxygenase auxiliary activity family 9 protein — protein MAARRALAALAAVAATVPLTAAPAAAHGAPTSPLSRAAACGPEGGRAQTPACRAAVAAGAAVREWDNIRVARIDGRDRERIPDGELCSGGLSAYRGLDLARADWPATTLTAGARHTFRYRTTIPHRGTFRYYVTTGSYSPRRSLTWADLEEKPFLQVTDPPIRAGAYEMRGRLPADRSGRHIVYVIWQNSDTQDTYYSCSDVIFRAARGASDPPSAAPKASASPPRTLAVPAADDEPAVPVATVTDGGPLSRPLLVGAAALVVALLAAAVVGLRRTGGPPPGRPCGVRNHRAGRRRIW, from the coding sequence ATGGCCGCACGTCGCGCGCTCGCCGCGCTCGCCGCCGTCGCCGCGACGGTGCCGCTGACCGCCGCGCCGGCCGCGGCGCACGGTGCGCCGACCAGCCCGCTGAGCCGGGCCGCCGCGTGCGGGCCCGAGGGTGGCCGGGCGCAGACGCCCGCCTGCCGGGCCGCGGTCGCCGCCGGAGCGGCGGTACGCGAGTGGGACAACATCCGGGTGGCGCGGATCGACGGGCGGGACCGGGAACGCATCCCGGACGGGGAGCTGTGCAGCGGCGGGCTGTCCGCGTACCGGGGACTGGACCTGGCGCGCGCCGACTGGCCCGCCACCACGCTCACGGCCGGTGCCCGGCACACGTTCCGTTACCGCACCACCATTCCGCACCGGGGCACGTTCCGGTACTACGTCACCACCGGCTCGTACTCGCCTCGGCGCTCGCTGACCTGGGCGGATCTGGAGGAGAAGCCGTTCCTTCAGGTCACCGACCCGCCGATCCGCGCGGGCGCGTACGAGATGCGGGGGCGGCTGCCGGCCGACCGTAGCGGCCGGCACATCGTCTATGTGATCTGGCAGAACTCGGACACCCAGGACACGTACTACTCCTGCTCGGACGTGATCTTCCGGGCGGCACGCGGTGCGTCGGACCCGCCGTCGGCAGCGCCGAAGGCGAGCGCGTCGCCCCCGCGTACCCTCGCCGTTCCGGCGGCCGACGACGAGCCGGCGGTGCCGGTCGCGACGGTGACCGACGGCGGACCGCTGTCCCGGCCGCTCCTGGTCGGCGCGGCGGCGCTCGTCGTCGCGCTGCTCGCGGCGGCGGTGGTCGGACTGCGACGGACCGGCGGGCCGCCGCCCGGGCGGCCGTGCGGTGTCCGCAACCACCGCGCCGGGCGGCGCCGCATCTGGTGA
- a CDS encoding VWA domain-containing protein, producing the protein MAGGNRFRYGQWRGGPDPLAPPYDVRAAVDAVGSDVLAGGSLRESLRELLRRGPQGRGGLDDLAARARRLRREALRRGDLDGAVTRARALLDQALAAERDELRGRDGDDARFAEAVLDNLPRSTARAVSELSEYDWASAEARQTYQRILDGLRGDVLEQRFAGLRDAARATADPAVQRQLAEMMRDLNDLLARHARSEDTTDAFAEFMRRHGEFFPERPRDVDELIDVLARRAAAGERLMRSLSDRQREELAGLMRQSLGDRLSGELSQLDAHLRSLRPDMNWQRGERVRGDQPLGYGEATGALDEIAELDELLDSLDQDQPGATLDDVDVEAVARTLGRDAADDVRRLQELERELRRQGWVTRDADGLTLSPKALRRLASTALRRVFSDLTAGPRGQHDLRTAGAAGEVSGASRPWEYGDEQPLDVVRTLTRAVRRAGPGVPVPLAVEDFEVVETERRASAAVVLCVDLSYSMISQGRWGPMKQTALALSHLMATRFPQDALQIVGFGREAMPLTQQELAAVEPDMQQGTNLQHALRIAGRHLRRHPGAEPVVLVVTDGEPTAHLDPEDGEAYFHWPPLPETISATIREVDRLTRYGATLNLFMLGDDPGLRRFVDAVARRSGGRMFTPDLDDLGEYVVSDYLRARHGRR; encoded by the coding sequence GTGGCCGGCGGCAACCGCTTCCGGTACGGGCAGTGGCGCGGCGGACCCGACCCGCTCGCCCCGCCGTACGACGTACGCGCCGCTGTGGACGCGGTCGGCTCGGACGTGCTCGCCGGCGGCAGCCTGCGCGAATCGCTGCGCGAGCTGCTGCGACGCGGCCCGCAGGGGCGTGGCGGGCTCGACGACCTGGCCGCCCGCGCCCGCCGCCTGCGCCGGGAGGCGCTGCGCCGGGGCGACCTCGACGGCGCCGTCACCCGGGCCCGGGCACTGCTCGACCAGGCGCTCGCCGCCGAACGCGACGAGCTGCGCGGCCGCGACGGCGACGACGCCCGGTTCGCCGAGGCCGTGCTCGACAACCTGCCCCGCTCCACCGCCCGCGCGGTGTCGGAGCTTTCCGAGTACGACTGGGCCAGCGCCGAGGCGCGGCAGACGTACCAGCGGATCCTCGACGGGCTGCGCGGCGACGTGCTGGAGCAGCGATTCGCCGGGCTGCGCGACGCGGCACGGGCCACGGCCGACCCGGCCGTCCAGCGGCAGCTCGCCGAGATGATGCGCGACCTCAACGACCTGCTCGCCCGGCACGCCCGCTCCGAGGACACCACCGACGCGTTCGCCGAGTTCATGCGCCGCCACGGCGAGTTCTTCCCGGAACGCCCCAGGGACGTCGACGAGCTGATCGACGTACTGGCCCGGCGGGCCGCCGCAGGTGAGCGGCTCATGCGGTCGCTGTCGGACCGGCAACGTGAGGAACTCGCCGGGCTGATGCGTCAGTCGCTCGGCGACCGGCTCTCCGGTGAACTGTCCCAGCTCGACGCGCACCTGCGGTCGCTGCGGCCGGACATGAACTGGCAGCGCGGCGAGCGGGTCCGCGGCGACCAGCCCCTCGGCTACGGCGAGGCCACCGGCGCGCTGGACGAGATCGCCGAACTCGACGAGCTGCTGGACTCCCTCGACCAGGACCAGCCCGGCGCCACGCTCGACGACGTCGACGTGGAGGCCGTCGCCCGTACGCTGGGCCGGGACGCCGCCGACGACGTACGCCGGTTGCAGGAGCTGGAGCGCGAACTGCGCCGCCAGGGCTGGGTCACCCGCGACGCGGACGGGCTGACGCTCAGCCCCAAGGCGCTGCGCCGGCTCGCGAGCACTGCGCTGCGGCGCGTCTTCTCCGACCTGACCGCCGGCCCGCGCGGCCAGCACGACCTGCGCACGGCGGGCGCCGCAGGCGAGGTGAGCGGGGCGTCACGCCCCTGGGAGTACGGCGACGAACAGCCGCTGGACGTGGTGCGCACGCTCACCCGGGCGGTACGACGGGCCGGTCCCGGAGTGCCGGTGCCGCTCGCTGTCGAGGACTTCGAGGTGGTGGAGACCGAACGGCGGGCGTCGGCGGCGGTGGTGCTGTGCGTCGACCTGTCGTACTCGATGATCTCGCAGGGCCGGTGGGGTCCGATGAAGCAGACCGCGCTGGCCCTGTCACACCTGATGGCGACCCGGTTCCCGCAGGACGCGCTGCAGATCGTCGGCTTCGGCCGGGAGGCGATGCCGCTCACCCAGCAGGAGCTGGCGGCGGTGGAGCCGGACATGCAGCAGGGCACCAACCTCCAGCACGCGCTGCGGATCGCCGGCCGGCACCTGCGCCGCCACCCGGGTGCCGAGCCGGTGGTGCTGGTGGTCACCGACGGCGAGCCGACAGCACACCTGGACCCGGAGGACGGCGAGGCGTACTTCCACTGGCCGCCGCTGCCGGAGACGATCTCGGCGACGATCCGGGAGGTGGACCGGCTGACCCGGTACGGCGCGACGCTCAACCTGTTCATGCTGGGCGACGATCCGGGGCTGCGCCGGTTCGTGGATGCGGTGGCGCGGCGTTCGGGTGGCCGGATGTTCACCCCGGACCTGGACGACCTGGGCGAGTACGTCGTCTCCGACTACCTACGCGCCCGCCACGGCCGCCGCTGA
- a CDS encoding aldo/keto reductase, with translation MRYVRLDTPKPISKIGLGTWQFGSKEWGYGPEYERRAAEIVRRALDLGVTLFDTAELYGFGRSERILGAALGDDRAKVVVATKIFPLLPVAPVVQQRAVASAARLGVDGIDLYQVHQANPVVADTTTMRGMRSLQDVGLVGEVGVSNYGLRRWRFAEAALGRRVLSNQVRYSMIDRGPEEDLIPYAEQAGRIVIAYSPLAQGFLSGRYDATNPPAGAVRRANPYFLPENLERGTALIATLREVADAHDATPSQIALAYVLRHPNVVAIPGASGVEQMERNAAAAEIDLADDEYAALVAAAHAFRPVTGLAAVPRMVRARLGG, from the coding sequence ATGCGTTACGTGCGGCTCGACACCCCCAAGCCCATCTCCAAGATCGGCCTCGGCACCTGGCAGTTCGGCTCCAAGGAGTGGGGCTACGGCCCCGAGTACGAGCGCCGCGCCGCCGAGATCGTCCGGCGGGCGCTCGACCTGGGCGTCACCCTGTTCGACACCGCCGAGCTGTACGGCTTCGGCCGCAGCGAGCGCATCCTCGGCGCGGCCCTGGGCGACGACCGGGCCAAGGTCGTGGTCGCCACCAAGATCTTCCCGTTGCTGCCGGTCGCGCCGGTGGTGCAGCAGCGCGCTGTCGCCTCCGCCGCCCGGCTCGGCGTCGACGGCATCGACCTCTACCAGGTGCACCAGGCCAACCCGGTGGTCGCCGACACCACCACCATGCGCGGCATGCGCTCGTTGCAGGACGTCGGGCTGGTCGGCGAGGTCGGCGTCAGCAACTACGGCCTGCGCCGGTGGCGGTTCGCCGAGGCCGCGCTGGGCCGCCGGGTGCTGAGCAACCAGGTCCGCTACAGCATGATCGACCGCGGCCCCGAGGAAGACCTCATCCCGTACGCGGAGCAGGCCGGCCGGATCGTCATCGCGTACTCCCCGCTGGCGCAGGGTTTCCTCTCCGGCCGCTACGACGCCACGAACCCGCCCGCCGGGGCGGTACGCCGGGCCAACCCGTACTTCCTGCCGGAGAATCTGGAACGCGGCACCGCGCTGATCGCCACGCTGCGCGAGGTCGCCGACGCGCACGACGCGACGCCGAGCCAGATCGCGCTCGCGTACGTGCTGCGGCACCCGAACGTGGTGGCCATCCCGGGTGCCTCCGGGGTCGAGCAGATGGAACGCAACGCGGCCGCCGCCGAGATCGACCTCGCCGACGACGAGTACGCCGCACTCGTCGCCGCCGCACACGCGTTCCGCCCGGTCACCGGGCTGGCCGCCGTACCCCGGATGGTCCGCGCCCGCCTGGGCGGGTGA
- a CDS encoding DUF4153 domain-containing protein translates to MSEPAPSPEPSRAAPAAGPAPGDVPAPAQPYLLVLPTMEGAPAPVPWPGAEGQPGWAIPVTVPPGTQGYALFLPLVPATGQQTATGQPAAAVPAQATAPAAERSPQEGAATAATGSGKPAAAPADRPTGGEAVAAPPDAAPGTTQAAGSKPSVASADAAGAATAGSGEAGARPGDGAPQTATSATSDPARASQTPAAPVGTQPASGSSAAPGTQPGSGPPSAPGAQRAPGTPPPHGGGPVPAPPYPGMGWSGHPQAPTWAPRPQVPRTSFLGARWPGPKAATGRAVPLAVLAAAVGSAVFVPLGRVGVGWFLGWLTLTLAVVLAVRSKTAELPRADKLIRAGWAAAALALIAVPAFRNAWWLVTFCVLGALGCATLAIIGGRLVRSVLFGLVATPFAALRGLPWVRRHITASPQEATVRKVTVSVVATVVVLVVFGSLLASADAAFSEALGSLVPEINLGTVFGWLFLAVVGGLIAVAALYTLAAPPDLSTLDREGERRLGLLEWAPAIGALTLLFAGFVVVQFTTLFGGQQHVQRVAGLSYAEYARSGFWQLLFVTLLTVAVLGGVSRWARRERPVERIMLRVLLGLISALSVVIVASALSRMWTYQKVYSFTGERIFVMAFEMLLGTVFLMIIAAGVKWRGRWIPGTTLALAVAMLLGLAVLNPEDYVARRNTLRYEQTGKIDAWYLRALSADATPALAKLPDPVRRCTLSWIADDLAEPDPWYAWNLGRQRARKALDEVGPQAIGGPKDCRRADQFDLPKTRRPR, encoded by the coding sequence TTGTCCGAGCCGGCCCCGTCCCCCGAGCCGTCCCGCGCCGCCCCCGCGGCCGGGCCCGCGCCGGGCGACGTCCCCGCCCCCGCACAGCCGTACCTGCTGGTCCTGCCCACGATGGAGGGCGCTCCCGCGCCGGTGCCCTGGCCGGGCGCCGAGGGGCAGCCCGGCTGGGCGATTCCGGTCACCGTGCCACCCGGCACCCAGGGGTACGCGTTGTTCCTCCCGCTGGTCCCGGCGACCGGCCAGCAAACGGCGACCGGCCAGCCTGCGGCGGCGGTGCCCGCCCAGGCCACAGCGCCCGCCGCCGAGCGCTCCCCGCAGGAGGGCGCTGCGACGGCAGCGACAGGTAGTGGAAAGCCCGCCGCCGCACCGGCCGACCGGCCGACGGGCGGAGAGGCCGTCGCCGCCCCGCCGGACGCCGCTCCGGGCACCACCCAGGCGGCCGGCTCGAAGCCGTCCGTCGCGAGCGCCGACGCAGCGGGGGCGGCCACGGCCGGCTCCGGTGAGGCCGGCGCGCGTCCCGGCGACGGCGCTCCGCAGACGGCCACTTCCGCGACCTCAGACCCGGCGAGGGCCTCGCAGACGCCTGCCGCTCCCGTGGGCACGCAGCCGGCCTCCGGGTCATCGGCAGCGCCGGGCACGCAGCCGGGCTCCGGGCCGCCGTCCGCGCCGGGTGCGCAACGTGCTCCGGGCACGCCGCCTCCGCACGGCGGTGGGCCGGTGCCCGCGCCGCCGTACCCCGGAATGGGGTGGAGCGGGCACCCGCAGGCGCCGACGTGGGCGCCGCGACCTCAGGTGCCGCGGACCTCGTTCCTCGGCGCGCGGTGGCCGGGCCCGAAGGCAGCGACCGGGCGGGCCGTGCCGCTCGCGGTGCTGGCCGCCGCGGTCGGCAGCGCGGTCTTCGTGCCGCTGGGCCGCGTCGGCGTCGGCTGGTTCCTGGGGTGGCTCACGCTCACGCTCGCGGTGGTGCTGGCGGTCCGGTCGAAGACCGCGGAGCTGCCGCGCGCCGACAAGCTCATCCGGGCCGGGTGGGCGGCGGCCGCGCTGGCCCTGATCGCCGTGCCGGCGTTCCGCAACGCCTGGTGGCTCGTGACGTTCTGCGTGCTCGGCGCGCTCGGCTGCGCCACCCTCGCGATCATCGGCGGGCGGCTGGTGCGCTCGGTCCTGTTCGGCCTGGTGGCGACGCCGTTCGCGGCGTTGCGCGGCCTGCCATGGGTACGCCGGCACATCACCGCCTCGCCGCAGGAGGCGACGGTACGCAAGGTGACCGTCTCGGTGGTCGCCACGGTCGTGGTGCTCGTGGTCTTCGGCAGCCTGCTCGCGTCGGCCGACGCGGCGTTCTCCGAGGCGCTCGGCTCGCTCGTCCCCGAGATCAACCTCGGTACGGTGTTCGGCTGGCTGTTCCTCGCAGTGGTGGGCGGGCTGATCGCTGTCGCCGCGCTCTACACGCTCGCCGCGCCACCCGACCTGTCCACGTTGGATCGCGAGGGTGAGCGCCGTCTCGGCCTGCTGGAGTGGGCCCCGGCCATCGGCGCGCTCACGCTGCTGTTCGCCGGGTTCGTGGTGGTGCAGTTCACCACGCTCTTCGGCGGGCAGCAGCACGTGCAGCGGGTCGCCGGGCTCAGCTACGCCGAGTACGCGCGTAGCGGCTTCTGGCAGCTGCTCTTCGTCACGCTGCTGACCGTGGCGGTGCTCGGCGGGGTGAGCCGCTGGGCACGCCGGGAGCGGCCGGTCGAGCGGATCATGCTGCGCGTGCTGCTCGGGCTGATCAGCGCGCTGAGCGTGGTGATCGTGGCGTCGGCGCTGTCCCGGATGTGGACGTACCAGAAGGTCTACAGCTTCACCGGCGAGCGGATCTTCGTGATGGCGTTCGAGATGCTGCTCGGCACGGTCTTCCTGATGATCATCGCGGCCGGCGTCAAGTGGCGGGGCCGGTGGATTCCCGGCACCACGCTCGCGCTGGCCGTGGCGATGCTGCTCGGCCTGGCCGTGCTCAACCCGGAGGACTACGTCGCCCGCCGCAACACGCTGCGGTACGAACAGACCGGCAAGATCGACGCCTGGTACCTGCGGGCGTTGTCCGCCGACGCCACCCCGGCGCTTGCCAAGCTCCCCGACCCGGTACGCCGGTGCACGCTGAGCTGGATCGCCGACGACCTCGCCGAGCCCGACCCCTGGTACGCCTGGAACCTGGGCCGCCAGCGCGCCCGTAAGGCCCTCGACGAGGTTGGCCCGCAGGCGATCGGCGGTCCGAAGGACTGCCGACGGGCTGACCAGTTCGACCTGCCGAAGACGCGGCGTCCCCGCTGA